The following proteins are encoded in a genomic region of Montipora foliosa isolate CH-2021 chromosome 8, ASM3666993v2, whole genome shotgun sequence:
- the LOC137967314 gene encoding uncharacterized protein: MEGSLHSVDPLAYYVNVLTDFDPEVVNAYNKQDKPKIKQLVSSGKMDMDLFICVNKRWHGFVLCVPADGQDENLLVDFSDVVKSPFDIPSQTMCWQYELVIENEQLRWYKIRKECQVFRDVEGRIQRGFYMGRFKGISLYALQFVAMRAAPHRYSVLLEDCVEFAKEFCVQALAYCSNWRDLEERVHSNIAKATASGFSVEKLSRNVRSSGWLGNTFFGGMDVSSFLSTRFSVATIACLAVFILVYPIIVAFIVVKVMYH; the protein is encoded by the coding sequence ATGGAAGGATCTTTACACTCCGTCGATCCGTTGGCATACTACGTAAATGTTTTGACTGATTTTGACCCAGAGGTCGTGAACGCTTACAACAAACAAGATAAGCCTAAAATCAAACAGCTTGTTTCCTCAGGGAAAATGGACATGGATTTGTTCATTTGTGTTAATAAGAGATGGCATGGCTTTGTCCTTTGTGTGCCCGCAGATGGACAAGACGAAAACCTGTTGGTTGACTTTTCCGATGTCGTGAAATCTCCTTTCGACATCCCTTCTCAAACCATGTGTTGGCAATACGAGTTAGTCATAGAGAACGAGCAGCTACGCTGGTACAAAATACGCAAGGAGTGCCAGGTCTTCAGGGACGTCGAAGGAAGAATCCAACGCGGTTTCTACATGGGTAGATTTAAGGGTATAAGCTTGTATGCTCTGCAGTTTGTAGCAATGCGGGCAGCTCCTCACAGGTACAGTGTTTTGCTGGAAGACTGTGTGGAGTTTGCCAAAGAGTTCTGTGTTCAAGCCCTCGCCTACTGTTCAAACTGGCGCGATTTGGAGGAAAGGGTCCACTCCAATATCGCTAAGGCGACTGCAAGCGGCTTCAGCGTAGAAAAGCTTTCAAGAAATGTTCGCAGTTCCGGCTGGCTTGGTAACACATTTTTTGGAGGTATGGATGTAAGCAGTTTCTTGTCCACTCGCTTTAGCGTCGCCACAATCGCTTGTCTCGCTGTTTTCATCTTAGTTTATCCGATCattgttgcttttattgttgtgaaAGTGATGTATCACTAG